A genomic segment from Variovorax paradoxus B4 encodes:
- the shkS gene encoding surface-behavior sensor histidine kinase ShkS: MANPSIASVTPVPASADEAESWVRGELIRSLMRSARGSYIVSAALMPAMVGLNWIYVPRWELLTWLAAGLIATACRAWGARVYAVRYAGRSAAAQQQFTERYGFIWSTSAVVWGLSILLFFERTPQVNQFMSWLIVAGVGTFPLNGLALHPPLLKRYVNTLFITMLGAVLIRLVSINLVEPHFQYGFLMPILHWFLLLRAGRHIHETARNSLELLFHNHILIKSLTQQRQAAVAAVAMKNRFLASAAHDMRQPVLALSLYADWLRNEPELVLELAPKIVRATHAVNALFDSMFDLARIDSGQVRLHIERVDVAELLHDLELQYRPVAESRGLDFRVHVTEGSFLTDPIRVRRMIGNLLANAIKYTTDGGVLLASRQTRDGLRVEVWDTGIGIAPEHLRDVFLEFYKVADHAGTSDGFGLGLAIVARLSHVLGHPVSVRSRLGSGSVFRVALHDADEAVAQARVSASGG; encoded by the coding sequence ATGGCCAATCCGTCGATCGCAAGCGTGACACCGGTCCCGGCTTCGGCCGACGAAGCTGAATCCTGGGTGCGCGGCGAGTTGATCCGCAGCCTGATGCGCTCCGCGCGCGGGTCCTATATCGTCTCTGCGGCGCTCATGCCGGCGATGGTCGGCCTGAACTGGATTTATGTGCCCCGGTGGGAACTGCTGACCTGGCTCGCCGCGGGTCTCATTGCCACGGCCTGCCGTGCCTGGGGCGCCAGGGTCTATGCCGTGCGCTACGCCGGCAGGAGCGCGGCGGCGCAGCAGCAGTTCACAGAGCGCTATGGCTTCATCTGGAGCACCAGCGCGGTCGTCTGGGGCCTGTCGATCCTGCTGTTCTTCGAGCGCACGCCGCAGGTCAACCAGTTCATGAGCTGGCTCATCGTGGCCGGCGTCGGAACCTTTCCGCTCAACGGGCTGGCGCTGCATCCGCCACTGCTCAAGCGCTACGTCAACACGCTGTTCATCACGATGCTCGGGGCGGTTCTGATCCGGCTCGTGAGCATCAACCTCGTGGAGCCGCATTTCCAGTACGGCTTCCTGATGCCGATCCTGCACTGGTTCCTGCTGCTGCGCGCCGGGCGCCACATTCACGAGACGGCGCGCAACAGCCTGGAGCTGCTGTTCCACAACCACATCCTGATCAAGTCGCTCACGCAGCAGCGGCAGGCCGCGGTGGCGGCCGTGGCCATGAAAAACCGTTTTCTCGCGAGCGCCGCGCACGACATGCGCCAGCCGGTGCTGGCGTTGTCGCTCTATGCCGACTGGCTGCGCAACGAACCCGAACTGGTGCTGGAACTTGCGCCCAAGATCGTTCGCGCCACGCATGCGGTGAATGCGCTGTTCGATTCGATGTTCGACCTTGCGCGCATCGATTCGGGCCAGGTGCGCCTGCACATCGAGCGCGTGGACGTGGCCGAGCTGCTGCACGACCTCGAACTGCAATACCGCCCGGTGGCCGAAAGCCGGGGGCTCGATTTTCGCGTGCACGTGACCGAAGGCAGCTTCCTGACCGATCCGATCCGGGTGCGCCGCATGATCGGCAACCTGCTTGCCAACGCGATCAAGTACACCACCGATGGCGGCGTGCTGCTGGCCTCGCGGCAAACGCGCGACGGCCTGCGCGTGGAGGTGTGGGACACCGGCATCGGCATTGCGCCCGAGCACCTGCGCGACGTGTTCCTGGAGTTCTACAAGGTGGCCGACCACGCCGGCACGTCCGACGGTTTCGGCCTGGGCCTGGCCATCGTCGCCCGGCTCTCGCACGTGCTGGGCCATCCCGTCAGCGTGCGCTCCCGCCTGGGCAGCGGCAGCGTGTTCCGCGTCGCCCTGCACGACGCCGACGAAGCCGTGGCCCAAGCCCGCGTCAGCGCCTCCGGCGGCTGA
- a CDS encoding alpha/beta hydrolase family esterase yields MARRSTASLFARAYERNLKALTKITLGNSKRVTGQVQRATAKRLKPPPGKGDWLGGMALGPGGARGYHLFRPAGLQLQPGEKLPLMVMLHGCGQTGRDFAASTRMNALAVRQRFLVLYLEQDRLAHPQGCWNWYERRSGKADAEAATLMAAIDQACMLYPVDRERVALAGLSAGASMAALLATRYPLRFRAVVMHSGVAPGAAKSSATALGAMRGQHTPPMPTTAVGKAMGAAAVFATLPPMLVIHGDADAVVAPSNAVNSAAVWATAVGAKPGLTRTLQRGKRHAMRLTEFRRKGRTLVMLCEIAGLGHAWSGGAAAMLFSDPGGPDATRMVWAFAAARFKLAARTKAGLPASA; encoded by the coding sequence ATGGCCCGTCGTTCCACTGCTTCCCTGTTCGCCCGCGCGTATGAGCGCAATCTGAAGGCACTCACGAAGATCACGCTCGGCAACAGCAAGCGCGTGACGGGCCAGGTGCAGCGCGCAACTGCCAAGCGGCTCAAGCCGCCGCCGGGCAAGGGCGACTGGCTCGGCGGCATGGCGCTGGGGCCCGGCGGCGCGCGCGGCTATCACCTGTTCCGTCCGGCCGGCCTGCAACTGCAGCCCGGCGAGAAGCTGCCGCTCATGGTCATGCTGCACGGCTGCGGCCAGACCGGGCGCGACTTTGCAGCCAGCACGCGCATGAACGCGCTGGCCGTGCGCCAGCGCTTCCTGGTGCTCTACCTGGAGCAGGACAGGCTGGCCCATCCCCAAGGCTGCTGGAACTGGTATGAGCGGCGCTCGGGCAAGGCCGACGCCGAGGCTGCCACGTTGATGGCGGCCATCGACCAGGCCTGCATGCTCTATCCGGTGGACCGCGAGCGGGTGGCGCTGGCCGGCCTGTCGGCGGGGGCCAGCATGGCGGCGCTGCTGGCCACGCGCTACCCGCTGCGCTTTCGCGCCGTGGTCATGCATTCGGGCGTCGCGCCGGGCGCCGCGAAATCTTCGGCCACTGCCTTGGGCGCGATGCGCGGACAGCACACGCCGCCCATGCCGACCACCGCCGTCGGCAAGGCCATGGGCGCGGCCGCCGTGTTCGCGACCCTGCCGCCGATGCTGGTGATCCACGGCGACGCCGACGCCGTGGTGGCGCCGAGCAATGCCGTCAACAGCGCAGCCGTGTGGGCCACGGCCGTGGGCGCCAAGCCGGGGCTCACGCGCACGCTTCAGCGCGGCAAGCGGCACGCCATGCGGCTGACCGAGTTCCGGCGCAAGGGGCGCACGCTGGTCATGCTGTGCGAGATCGCGGGACTCGGGCATGCATGGAGCGGCGGCGCTGCCGCGATGCTTTTCAGCGACCCGGGCGGGCCCGATGCCACGCGCATGGTCTGGGCCTTTGCGGCGGCGCGGTTCAAGCTCGCGGCCAGGACCAAGGCGGGCCTTCCAGCGAGCGCCTAG
- a CDS encoding tryptophan--tRNA ligase — protein sequence MASSSSAPLRVLTGITPSGTPHLGNYVGSIRHSVRQSVAPGVESFFFLADYHALIKVQEPALIQRSTLEIAASWLACGLDPERVTFYRQSDIVEIPELTWFLTCVTGKGVLNRAHAYKAQLDKNIAKGEDPDADVTAGLFMYPVLMGADILMFNAHKVPVGRDQVQHIEMARDMAQRFNHQYGEHFTLPEAEIDDAVATLPGLDGRKMSKSYGNTIAMFAPRAQLQKQIASIVTDSRAPGEPKDTEGSALFQIYQAFATAEETEALRKAYADGIGWGDAKQLLFERIDLEVAPLRARYEALMNDPTEIERILLIGAEKARSISRPFMAELRYAVGLRNLAAGRDKGGARKAAKVAKPSFKQYRERDGLFYFKLLDAHGATLLQSRGFASPQEAGRAIAALQQQRGAALATLAEQLEPTGPEELRAANEALEALAETTTSTNGS from the coding sequence ATGGCTTCGTCTTCTTCCGCTCCCCTGCGCGTGCTGACCGGCATCACGCCGTCCGGCACGCCGCACCTCGGCAACTACGTCGGCTCGATCCGCCATTCGGTGCGGCAGAGCGTCGCGCCGGGCGTCGAGAGCTTCTTCTTCCTGGCCGACTACCACGCGCTCATCAAGGTGCAGGAGCCGGCGCTCATCCAGCGCTCCACGCTCGAGATCGCCGCCAGCTGGCTGGCCTGCGGGCTCGATCCGGAACGCGTCACCTTCTATCGCCAGTCGGACATCGTCGAGATTCCCGAGCTGACGTGGTTCCTCACCTGCGTGACGGGCAAGGGCGTGCTCAACCGCGCCCACGCCTACAAGGCGCAGCTCGACAAGAACATCGCCAAGGGCGAAGACCCGGATGCCGACGTGACGGCCGGCCTCTTCATGTACCCGGTGCTGATGGGCGCGGACATCCTGATGTTCAACGCGCACAAGGTGCCCGTGGGGCGCGACCAGGTGCAGCACATCGAAATGGCGCGCGACATGGCGCAGCGCTTCAACCACCAGTACGGCGAGCACTTCACGCTGCCCGAAGCCGAGATCGACGATGCCGTCGCCACCCTGCCCGGCCTCGACGGCCGCAAGATGAGCAAGAGCTACGGCAACACGATCGCCATGTTCGCGCCGCGCGCGCAACTGCAAAAGCAGATTGCCAGCATCGTGACCGACTCGCGCGCACCCGGTGAGCCCAAGGACACCGAAGGCTCGGCGCTGTTCCAGATCTACCAGGCCTTTGCCACCGCCGAAGAAACCGAAGCGCTGCGCAAGGCCTATGCCGACGGCATCGGCTGGGGCGACGCGAAGCAGTTGCTCTTCGAGCGCATCGACCTCGAAGTGGCGCCGCTGCGCGCGCGCTACGAAGCACTGATGAACGACCCGACAGAGATCGAGCGCATCCTGCTCATCGGCGCCGAAAAGGCGCGCAGTATCTCGCGCCCTTTCATGGCGGAGTTGCGCTATGCAGTGGGGCTGCGCAATCTCGCGGCGGGCCGCGACAAGGGCGGTGCCCGCAAGGCGGCCAAGGTTGCCAAGCCAAGCTTCAAGCAGTACCGCGAGCGCGACGGACTGTTCTATTTCAAGCTGCTCGACGCGCACGGTGCCACCCTGCTGCAGAGCCGCGGATTCGCCTCGCCGCAGGAAGCCGGCCGCGCCATCGCCGCCCTGCAGCAGCAGCGCGGCGCGGCACTGGCCACGCTCGCCGAGCAGCTCGAGCCGACCGGCCCGGAAGAATTGCGCGCCGCGAACGAGGCGCTGGAAGCACTGGCGGAGACAACAACCTCTACCAACGGAAGTTGA
- a CDS encoding 3',5'-nucleoside bisphosphate phosphatase, with protein MSSILNADLHCHSVVSDGTLTPEELAARAAANGVELWALTDHDEVGGQHRAAAAARANGIRYLTGTEISVTFANETVHIVGLGFDPDDAAMTQGLYDTRGGRGKRAQEMSEGLARVGIHGAYEGALRFVGNPELISRTHFARFLVEQGHCRDTSEVFRKYLTEGKPGYVPHRWASLKDAVHWITAAKGMAIIAHPGRYKFTANEEYALFLEFKAHGGQAIEVVTGSHTTAEYVEYADKALEFDFAASRGSDFHSPDESHCDLGKLPPLPGALTPVWELLSHRIQQ; from the coding sequence GTGTCCTCTATTCTCAATGCCGATCTGCACTGCCATTCCGTGGTTTCCGACGGCACATTGACGCCCGAAGAACTGGCCGCGCGCGCCGCGGCCAACGGGGTCGAACTCTGGGCGCTCACCGACCACGACGAGGTCGGCGGCCAGCATCGCGCGGCCGCCGCGGCGCGCGCGAACGGCATCCGCTATCTCACCGGCACCGAGATCTCGGTGACCTTCGCCAACGAAACCGTGCACATCGTGGGCCTGGGCTTCGACCCCGACGACGCCGCGATGACGCAGGGTCTCTACGACACGCGCGGCGGCCGCGGCAAGCGCGCGCAGGAAATGTCCGAGGGGCTGGCCAGGGTCGGCATCCACGGCGCGTATGAAGGTGCCCTCAGGTTCGTCGGCAATCCCGAGCTGATCTCGCGCACCCACTTCGCGCGCTTCCTGGTCGAGCAGGGCCACTGCCGCGACACCTCCGAGGTGTTCCGCAAGTACCTGACCGAAGGCAAGCCCGGCTACGTGCCGCACCGCTGGGCCTCGCTGAAGGATGCGGTGCACTGGATCACGGCCGCCAAGGGCATGGCCATCATTGCGCATCCGGGGCGCTACAAGTTCACCGCGAACGAGGAATACGCACTGTTCCTCGAGTTCAAGGCGCATGGCGGGCAGGCGATCGAGGTCGTCACCGGCAGCCATACGACAGCCGAATACGTCGAGTACGCCGACAAGGCGCTCGAGTTCGATTTCGCCGCCTCGCGCGGCAGCGATTTCCACAGCCCCGACGAAAGCCATTGCGATCTCGGCAAGCTGCCACCGTTGCCCGGTGCGCTCACGCCGGTGTGGGAACTGCTCAGCCACCGCATCCAGCAGTGA
- a CDS encoding L-threonylcarbamoyladenylate synthase → MAQYFEVHPENPQQRLLKQAAALLQRGEIVAVPTDSSYALACHLDDKDAVDQLRRIRQVDEKHHLTLLCRDLSELANYARVDNKQYRLLKAATPGPYTFLLEATKEVPRRVSHPQRKTIGLRVPDHKVLLELLMLHGAPLLATTLIAPGETEALNDAQTIRERFEKQIGAVIDAGACPSQPTTVVDLTPMGTGDDPVVVRQGRGALAVLGL, encoded by the coding sequence ATGGCCCAGTACTTCGAAGTCCATCCCGAGAACCCGCAGCAGCGCCTGCTGAAGCAAGCCGCCGCGCTGCTCCAGCGCGGGGAGATCGTGGCCGTGCCCACCGACTCGAGCTATGCGCTCGCCTGCCACCTGGACGACAAGGATGCGGTCGACCAGCTGCGACGCATCCGCCAGGTCGACGAGAAGCACCATCTGACGCTGCTGTGCCGCGACCTCAGCGAGCTGGCCAACTACGCGCGCGTCGACAACAAGCAGTACCGGCTGCTGAAGGCCGCCACGCCCGGGCCCTACACCTTCCTGCTCGAGGCCACCAAGGAAGTGCCGCGGCGCGTGAGCCATCCGCAGCGCAAGACCATCGGCCTGCGCGTGCCCGACCACAAGGTGCTGCTGGAACTGCTGATGCTGCACGGCGCGCCGCTCCTGGCCACCACCTTGATCGCGCCCGGCGAAACCGAGGCGCTGAACGACGCGCAGACCATCCGCGAACGCTTCGAGAAACAGATCGGCGCCGTCATCGACGCGGGTGCCTGCCCTTCGCAACCCACCACCGTGGTGGACCTCACGCCCATGGGCACGGGCGACGATCCGGTGGTGGTGCGGCAGGGCCGCGGCGCGCTGGCGGTGCTTGGCCTCTGA
- a CDS encoding DMT family transporter, which translates to MSQSPGPGNGSAAAAALASARAAARQTRDLESERILAGIGMVLVAVACFATLDTATKTSTAAVPILMGVWFRYAFQAVATTAVLLPRHGTALLRTRHPRYQLLRGALLLVSSTLAFLSLRYMPLAEFTSIVLIAPLVITLLAATTLKEQVSALRWVLVAGGFAGTLVILRPGGDAFSWAVLLPIGLVLTNAWFQVLTSKLAQTENPLTMHFYTGWVGALIASLALPFAWTALPSWHWWALLCLMGFMGTVGHFILILAYQRAPASTLTPYLYAQIAFAMLGGWIVFSHMPDRFSLIGMAMIAVCGAAGAWLTVRERRVPIEPAES; encoded by the coding sequence GTGAGCCAGAGCCCCGGGCCCGGCAACGGCAGCGCAGCAGCGGCGGCGCTGGCGAGCGCCCGCGCCGCGGCGCGCCAGACGCGCGACCTCGAATCCGAACGCATCCTCGCGGGCATTGGCATGGTGCTGGTGGCCGTGGCCTGCTTTGCCACGCTCGACACCGCCACCAAGACGTCCACCGCCGCGGTGCCCATTCTCATGGGCGTGTGGTTCCGCTATGCCTTCCAGGCCGTGGCCACCACCGCGGTGCTGCTGCCGCGGCACGGAACGGCGCTGTTGCGCACTCGGCATCCGCGCTACCAGCTGCTGCGCGGCGCACTGCTGCTGGTGTCGAGCACGCTGGCCTTCCTGAGCCTGCGCTACATGCCGCTGGCCGAGTTCACGTCCATCGTGCTCATCGCCCCGCTCGTCATCACCCTGCTTGCGGCCACCACGCTCAAGGAGCAGGTCTCCGCGCTGCGATGGGTGCTGGTGGCGGGCGGCTTCGCCGGTACGCTGGTCATCCTGCGCCCGGGCGGCGATGCATTCAGCTGGGCCGTGCTGTTGCCCATTGGGCTGGTGCTGACCAACGCCTGGTTCCAGGTGCTCACGAGCAAGCTGGCGCAAACCGAGAATCCGCTCACGATGCATTTCTATACCGGCTGGGTGGGCGCGCTGATCGCCTCGCTGGCACTGCCCTTCGCGTGGACGGCCCTGCCCTCCTGGCATTGGTGGGCTTTACTGTGCCTCATGGGATTCATGGGCACGGTGGGGCATTTCATTCTCATCCTGGCCTACCAGCGCGCGCCGGCATCGACGCTCACGCCGTACCTCTATGCGCAGATCGCCTTTGCCATGCTCGGCGGCTGGATTGTTTTTTCCCACATGCCCGACCGCTTCTCGCTCATCGGCATGGCCATGATCGCGGTCTGCGGCGCGGCCGGCGCCTGGCTCACGGTGCGCGAACGGCGCGTGCCCATCGAGCCGGCGGAATCGTAA
- a CDS encoding site-2 protease family protein — protein sequence MDISNLIQTVLIYALPVVFAITVHEAAHGYVARHFGDDTAEAMGRVTLNPMKHIDPIGTILMPLMLYFATSGAFLFGYAKPVPVNFGRLRHPKRDMIWVALAGPASNFVQAILWALVLVGLVAAGIDETFFIKMAQGGVLVNLVMWAFNLFPLPPLDGGRVLAGLLPNGPAQNFLARIEPFGFFIVMGLVLAGIVSTFWLRPLMDVGYMAINLLISPLTALLR from the coding sequence GTGGATATTTCCAATCTGATACAGACCGTACTTATTTACGCTTTGCCCGTGGTCTTCGCGATCACGGTGCACGAAGCGGCGCACGGCTATGTGGCGCGCCATTTCGGCGACGACACCGCCGAGGCGATGGGTCGCGTCACGCTCAACCCGATGAAGCACATCGACCCCATCGGGACCATCCTGATGCCGCTGATGCTCTACTTCGCAACCTCTGGGGCCTTCCTGTTCGGCTACGCCAAGCCGGTGCCGGTGAACTTCGGGCGCCTGCGCCATCCGAAGCGCGACATGATCTGGGTGGCGCTGGCGGGGCCCGCATCCAACTTCGTGCAGGCCATTCTGTGGGCACTGGTGCTGGTGGGGCTCGTTGCAGCCGGCATCGATGAAACCTTTTTCATCAAGATGGCGCAGGGCGGCGTGCTGGTCAACCTCGTGATGTGGGCCTTCAATCTCTTTCCGCTGCCCCCGCTCGATGGCGGCCGCGTGCTCGCAGGCCTGCTTCCCAACGGACCGGCGCAGAATTTCCTGGCGCGCATCGAGCCTTTCGGTTTCTTCATCGTGATGGGCCTGGTGCTCGCGGGCATCGTCAGCACCTTCTGGCTGCGTCCGCTGATGGACGTCGGCTACATGGCCATCAACCTGCTCATTTCCCCGCTCACGGCTTTGCTGCGTTAA
- a CDS encoding LuxR C-terminal-related transcriptional regulator, translating into MSIYVIDDHPLMRDAIVMVLRRLRPAENIVELERLDKLASSVQQRGEPTLFCLDLKLPDTNGVSGVVAVKQVYPNVPIAVYSAAPAGDMEDACIEAGADTYIEKSASSAELAAALRGLLMAGSEEADEPALASNSKLSKRQTQLIAMLDKGMSNRDIATDLEISEHTVKVHLWRLFRRLGVKSRTQALHYARTNGLLSGN; encoded by the coding sequence ATGAGCATTTATGTCATCGACGACCACCCCCTGATGCGCGACGCGATCGTGATGGTGTTGCGGCGTCTGCGGCCAGCCGAAAACATCGTCGAGCTCGAGCGCCTCGACAAGCTCGCGAGTTCGGTCCAGCAGCGCGGCGAGCCAACGCTCTTCTGCCTTGACCTGAAGCTGCCCGACACCAATGGCGTCTCGGGCGTGGTCGCTGTCAAGCAGGTCTATCCCAACGTGCCGATCGCCGTCTATTCGGCGGCACCGGCCGGAGACATGGAGGACGCCTGCATCGAAGCCGGCGCCGACACCTACATCGAGAAGTCGGCCAGCTCGGCCGAACTGGCCGCTGCGCTGCGCGGCCTGCTCATGGCCGGTTCGGAAGAGGCGGACGAGCCGGCGCTGGCCAGCAACAGCAAGCTGTCGAAGCGCCAGACGCAGTTGATCGCCATGCTCGACAAGGGCATGAGCAACCGCGACATCGCCACCGACCTCGAGATCAGCGAGCACACGGTGAAGGTGCACCTGTGGCGCCTGTTCCGCCGCCTGGGCGTGAAGAGCCGCACGCAGGCGCTGCACTACGCGCGCACCAACGGGCTGCTTTCCGGAAACTGA
- the ppk2 gene encoding polyphosphate kinase 2 produces MMLTSALPDHEDLMQRIARDLIDSYDEELELEIEDRNIDGLDPAARSSDKAARQAYFKELFRLQGELVKLQDWVQHSKQKVVILFEGRDAAGKGGVIKRITQRLNPRVARVAALPAPNDRERTQWYFQRYAAHLPAAGEMVLFDRSWYNRAGVERVMGFCSDDEYEEFFRTVPEFEKMLVRSGIKLIKYWFSITDEEQHMRFLGRIHDPLKQWKLSPMDLESRRRWEEYTKAKEIMLERTHIAEAPWWVVQAVDKKKARLNCISHLLGQMPYQEVPHPPVELPARERHADYLRQPVPASMIVPEIY; encoded by the coding sequence ATGATGCTGACGAGCGCACTTCCAGACCACGAAGACCTGATGCAACGCATCGCCCGCGACTTGATCGACAGCTATGACGAGGAGCTCGAGCTGGAGATCGAGGACCGCAACATCGACGGCCTCGACCCCGCGGCGCGTTCGAGCGACAAGGCCGCACGCCAGGCCTACTTCAAGGAACTGTTCCGGCTGCAGGGCGAACTCGTGAAGCTGCAGGACTGGGTGCAGCACAGCAAGCAGAAGGTGGTCATTCTTTTCGAAGGCCGCGACGCGGCGGGCAAGGGCGGTGTCATCAAGCGCATCACCCAGCGCCTGAATCCGCGCGTGGCCCGCGTGGCCGCGCTGCCCGCGCCCAACGACCGCGAACGCACGCAGTGGTACTTCCAGCGCTATGCTGCGCACCTGCCCGCCGCGGGCGAGATGGTGCTGTTCGACCGCAGCTGGTACAACCGCGCCGGCGTGGAGCGTGTGATGGGCTTTTGCAGCGACGACGAATACGAGGAGTTCTTCCGCACCGTGCCGGAGTTCGAGAAGATGCTGGTGCGCTCGGGCATCAAGCTCATCAAGTACTGGTTCTCCATCACCGACGAGGAGCAGCACATGCGCTTTCTCGGCCGCATCCACGACCCGCTCAAGCAATGGAAACTGAGCCCCATGGATCTCGAAAGCCGCCGCCGCTGGGAGGAATACACCAAGGCGAAGGAAATCATGCTGGAGCGCACCCACATTGCGGAAGCGCCGTGGTGGGTGGTGCAGGCAGTCGACAAGAAGAAGGCGCGGCTGAACTGCATCAGCCACCTGCTGGGCCAGATGCCTTACCAGGAGGTGCCGCATCCGCCGGTGGAACTGCCGGCGCGCGAGCGCCATGCGGACTACCTGCGCCAGCCGGTGCCGGCCAGCATGATCGTGCCGGAGATCTACTGA
- a CDS encoding transporter: MPALHDLAANSYGGDEAGLICGYLFDTEASEPVRAIDSAQAAAWLGEQGCSNGIASNAYAWLHFNLSHAQAERWLLRHARLSDTFYETLHEGLPSTRIERADDSLIAVINDVHFEFSFEPSDISTLWISVGPRLVVTARTKPLRSVDALRTAVKAGDAPRSSTELLEHLLRAQADVLVKIVRGVTSRIDRIEDELLAGRLDHKRARLGVLRRLLVRLQRLLAPEPAALFRLLQGPPAWMAEPDAQELRGSTEEFSVVLRDMQALQERIKLLQEEIAANVNEDNNRSLFVLTVVTVLALPINILAGLFGMNVGGIPLAEHRHGFWIVVAIVASFTAVAAWAAFRKKR, encoded by the coding sequence TTGCCGGCACTCCATGACCTGGCCGCCAATTCATACGGCGGCGACGAAGCCGGACTGATCTGCGGCTATCTGTTCGACACCGAAGCGTCGGAGCCCGTGCGGGCGATCGACTCGGCGCAGGCTGCGGCATGGCTCGGTGAGCAGGGCTGCAGCAACGGAATCGCGAGCAATGCATACGCGTGGTTGCATTTCAACCTGAGCCACGCCCAGGCCGAACGTTGGCTGCTGCGCCATGCACGGCTCTCCGACACCTTCTACGAAACGCTGCACGAGGGCCTGCCCTCCACGCGCATCGAGCGCGCCGACGATTCGCTGATCGCGGTCATCAACGACGTGCACTTCGAGTTCAGCTTCGAGCCCTCGGACATCTCCACGCTCTGGATCAGCGTGGGACCGCGACTGGTGGTCACGGCGCGCACCAAGCCGCTGCGCTCGGTCGACGCGCTGCGAACGGCGGTCAAGGCCGGCGACGCGCCGCGCTCGAGCACCGAACTGCTCGAGCACCTGCTGCGCGCGCAGGCCGACGTGCTGGTCAAGATCGTGCGCGGCGTCACTTCGCGCATCGACCGCATCGAAGACGAGCTTCTGGCCGGCCGGCTCGACCACAAGCGCGCGCGGCTCGGCGTGCTGCGCCGGCTGCTGGTGCGGCTCCAGCGCCTGCTGGCACCCGAACCCGCCGCCCTCTTCCGCCTGCTGCAGGGGCCGCCGGCCTGGATGGCCGAGCCCGACGCGCAGGAGCTGCGCGGCTCGACGGAGGAGTTCTCGGTGGTGCTGCGCGACATGCAGGCGCTGCAGGAGCGCATCAAGCTGCTGCAGGAAGAAATTGCCGCCAACGTGAACGAGGACAACAACCGCAGCCTGTTCGTGCTGACGGTGGTGACCGTGCTCGCGCTGCCGATCAACATCCTGGCCGGCCTGTTCGGAATGAACGTGGGCGGCATTCCGCTGGCCGAGCACAGGCACGGGTTCTGGATCGTGGTGGCGATCGTCGCGAGCTTCACCGCAGTGGCCGCATGGGCGGCTTTTCGCAAGAAGCGCTGA